One segment of Primulina tabacum isolate GXHZ01 chromosome 14, ASM2559414v2, whole genome shotgun sequence DNA contains the following:
- the LOC142523803 gene encoding uncharacterized protein LOC142523803: MRLEDLGDRKDLIPQKSSLEVPPTLELQPLPPHLKYVYLGENNRLPVIISSSLTDMMEDKLLKVLKVHKNAFAWKVADIKGINPSVCMHKILMKEKHSSLVQPQRRLNPKKQEIVKAETIKLLDAGIIYPISDSAWVSHVQCVRKKGGITVITNEKNELIPTRTVMGWRAYEELKERLVMAPVLVASDWDLPFEVMCDASDTAVGAVLGQRQNKVFHTIYYASKTLDEAQLNYATIEKELLAVVFALDKFHSYLFL; the protein is encoded by the exons ATGAGATTAGAGGACTTGGGGGATCGAAAAGACTTGATCCCTCAGAAGTCAAGCCTAGAGGTGCCACCAACTCTGGAGCTCCAGCCATTACCTCCACATCTGAAATACGTCTATCTAGGTGAGAACAATAGACTTCCTGtgattatttcttcttctttgacaGATATGATGGAGGACAAACTGCTGAAAGTCTTGAAAGTGCACAAGAATGCCTTTGCATGGAAAGTGGCGGATATCAAAGGGATCAATCCATCAGTCTGTATGCACAAGATATTAATGAAAGAAAAACACTCGTCCCTCGTGCAACCTCAAAGACGACTCAATCCAAAGAAGCAAGAGATAGTGAAGGCTGAAACTATTAAGCTTCTcgatgcaggtattatctatcctatttcAGATAGTGCATGGGTAAGTCATGTTCAATGTGTGCGTAAGAAAGGTGGGATTACGGTGATCactaatgaaaagaatgaacttaTTCCCACGAGGACTGTTATGGGGTGGAGA GCATATGAGGAATTGAAGGAGCGCTTGGTGATGGCTCCTGTCTTGGTGGCATCGGATTGGGATCTACCATTCGAGGTCATGTGCGATGCCAGTGATACTGCAGTCGGTGCTGTCCTCGGCCAAAGGCAGAATAAGGTATTTCACACTATAtactatgcaagtaagactCTAGACGAAGCGCAATTAAATTATGCAACCATTGAAAAAGAGTTActcgcagtagtatttgcacttGACAAATTCCATTCATACCTTTTCCTGTGA